Proteins encoded by one window of Anopheles maculipalpis chromosome 2RL, idAnoMacuDA_375_x, whole genome shotgun sequence:
- the LOC126568363 gene encoding neuronal membrane glycoprotein M6-a isoform X2, whose protein sequence is MGGCCKSCVTRIPYATLIATVMCLIGVGVFCGTMFRGTSLAIIMLDQVFHLRLPWIEAVQIIFVVIGASMAALGLMILFVGFLATGATRHKVYRAWGSRVGGRISCAVFMAISYVLNIAWILILCFLSIVTFVFTVFWNMCANTNVQTHRDCIDLTQFYFMFPDGVKQEDMKICEPAKVKAFCKDGVEKCEIMFILATVSCLLIILSFVHYLMCLAANYAHIRDHEKFQELQEIQNLTEMEYSAASKDRF, encoded by the exons GCCTTATCGGAGTTGGCGTGTTCTGCGGTACGATGTTCCGCGGTACCTCGCTCGCGATCATCATGCTCGATCAGGTGTTCCATCTGCGTCTGCCCTGGATCGAAGCGGTGCAAATAATTTTCGTCGTAATCGGTGCATCGATGGCCGCGCTCGGGCTAATGATTCTGTTTGTGGGCTTCCTGGCGACTGGCGCTACCCGGCACAAGGTGTACCGGGCGTGGGGATCGCGCGTCGGTGGACGCATTTCCTGTGCCGTCTTTATGGCCATCTCGTACGTGCTAAACATTGCGTGGATTCTGATCCTCTGCTTCCTCTCGATCGTAACGTTTGTGTTTACGGTGTTTTGGAATATGTGTGCCAACACGAACGTACAGACGCACCGGGATTGTATCGATCTGACGCAGTTCT ACTTTATGTTCCCGGATGGCGTAAAGCAGGAGGACATGAAGATCTGCGAACCCGCAAAAGTGAAAGCATTCTGCAAGGATGGTGTGGAAAAGTGTGAAATCATGTTTATCCTTGCAACGGTTTCGTGCCTGCTGATCATACTTAGCTTCGTGCATTACCTGATGTGCCTGGCCGCCAACTATGCGCACATACGCGATCACGAAAAGTTCCAGGAGCTGCAGGAAATTCAAAATCTCACCGAGATGGAGTACAGTGCCGCGTCAAAGGATCGGTTCTAG